GCCCAAGCACAGCCAGGGGACATTATTTTTATAATAGGACAAGTTGGACTTGCTCATACTGGACTTCAACTTTTAGAACAACAGGGGACAAAAGCTATTGAACTATATCCAAAATCATGTATGGCTCATTTAAGACCTTTTCCTCTTATTCATGAAGGTCTTGCTCTTTCAAAAATGGCAAAAAGTTGGTCTCAGCAAACCAACACTCCTCACAGACTAGCATTAATAGATAACTCTGATGGTCTTGCACAAGATATTCCTAGATTACTAGGGAAAGGAAAAGGAGCAGATATCACCATACCTGCCCTTGATCATGAAATCATTCAATTCATTGAGTCACATTATACAGAAAATGAATACTCTCCTGACTTACATGCAGTTATAGGAGGTGAAGACTATAGTCTTATTGGTACATGCTCTCCTAACTTTGGAGCAAAATTAAACATGGTTATATCTAATCTTACTATTATTGGTTCTGTTACAGACTCAGAACCTATCTTATTTAATGGACAACAAATGCAAGGATTTGATCACTTTAGGGGGAATTATATTAACCCCTCGAACAAATTATAGAACATATATCTATAACTTAATGTAGTTATACATTCTCCTTAGCTTCATTAATCCATTGCATAAGTGGTGTCTCCACTTCTTTACGGATAGACATTAAATGCTCTTCTGTGTCTGCTTCAAATCGTGTTACTAATACAGGTTGTGTATTTGATGCTCTTACTAAACCCCAACCATAAGGGAAATTAATTCTAGCACCATCAATTTCAATTGTTTCATATTGAGATTTAAAATAATTTTTTA
The sequence above is drawn from the Lawsonia intracellularis PHE/MN1-00 genome and encodes:
- the thiL gene encoding thiamine-phosphate kinase, whose amino-acid sequence is MNQYSSLVSEEHILSCINKYFPDQSHFITAGRGDDCAILSVTSPLCISTDMFIENIHFRHSYFSPEDIGWKALAVNLSDIAACGAQPIGFTVGLALPLNTSIDILEGIYSGMSRLAKQFNLPLLGGDLSQASELSICITILGETHAPLLRAQAQPGDIIFIIGQVGLAHTGLQLLEQQGTKAIELYPKSCMAHLRPFPLIHEGLALSKMAKSWSQQTNTPHRLALIDNSDGLAQDIPRLLGKGKGADITIPALDHEIIQFIESHYTENEYSPDLHAVIGGEDYSLIGTCSPNFGAKLNMVISNLTIIGSVTDSEPILFNGQQMQGFDHFRGNYINPSNKL